A stretch of the Arthrobacter stackebrandtii genome encodes the following:
- a CDS encoding ABC transporter ATP-binding protein — MANHDTTLFSSLARIGPQLRPIMWRLIFGLLSALAASVVALAIPQVYRVLVNNALQPGNGTGALWLGTAVVLVLGIMEAWLLVLRRQLVIVPATTVETRMRTSFYRHLQNLSVEFHDRWGSGQLLSRAMSDLNFMRRWMAFGAIMLVVTALTVAIGVALMFSMSWELGLIFLAAAVPIVIFGFTFRRSYGQASRRSQDQAGDLATVVEESVHGIRVLKAFGRGREALDSFAGQAQELQATEIHKAKSLATFSLVVTLLPELALAAGLVVGILLVHAGRLDVGTLVAFFATAAVVAGPVESMGPLLSMTLTAKTALDRHFEVMDAESTITDPEEPVHLGAVRGTLEFRDVHFRFPDTPEGTADLLNGIDLELRAGETMALVGVTGSGKSTLLNLVPRLFDPTGGALLLDGVDIRRIPLAELRTHVSVAFEDTTLFSNSVRENVLLGAADHPGLSADEVLEQALDVAQAGFAHTLPQGVDTLIGEEGLSLSGGQRQRIALARAIAAKPAVLVLDDPLSALDVNTEERVSRRLRQVLEGTTTLIVAHRPSTVAMADRVALLQDGRITAVGTHAVLLAGNDHYRYVLASLDTEPKDLDSGLDDELPDDLGTGPLPVAVRTGAPNPAATTSKGTKA; from the coding sequence ATGGCGAACCACGACACGACCCTCTTTTCATCCCTGGCCCGCATCGGACCGCAACTAAGACCCATCATGTGGCGGCTCATCTTCGGGCTCCTTTCGGCGCTCGCCGCAAGCGTCGTGGCGCTGGCCATCCCGCAGGTCTACCGCGTCCTCGTCAACAACGCCCTGCAACCTGGAAACGGCACAGGCGCATTGTGGCTGGGGACCGCCGTCGTGCTGGTCCTTGGCATCATGGAGGCCTGGCTGCTGGTGCTGCGCCGGCAGCTGGTGATCGTTCCCGCCACCACGGTGGAAACACGCATGCGCACCAGTTTCTACCGCCACCTGCAAAACCTCTCCGTGGAATTCCATGACCGCTGGGGCTCCGGCCAGCTGCTCAGCCGCGCCATGAGCGACCTCAACTTCATGCGCCGCTGGATGGCATTCGGTGCCATCATGCTGGTGGTGACGGCCCTGACCGTGGCCATCGGCGTGGCGCTGATGTTTTCGATGAGCTGGGAGCTTGGCCTGATTTTCCTGGCGGCAGCCGTGCCGATCGTGATTTTCGGTTTCACCTTCCGCCGCTCGTACGGCCAGGCCAGCCGCAGGAGCCAGGACCAGGCCGGCGACCTTGCCACGGTGGTGGAGGAATCCGTCCACGGCATCCGCGTGCTGAAGGCGTTTGGCCGCGGCAGGGAGGCGCTTGATTCCTTTGCCGGGCAGGCGCAGGAGCTCCAGGCCACAGAAATCCACAAGGCCAAGTCGCTGGCCACCTTCTCCCTGGTGGTCACCCTGCTGCCCGAGCTGGCGCTGGCCGCGGGCCTCGTGGTGGGCATTCTGCTGGTACACGCCGGCAGGCTCGACGTCGGCACCCTTGTTGCGTTTTTCGCCACCGCCGCCGTGGTGGCCGGGCCGGTGGAATCCATGGGGCCACTGCTGTCCATGACGCTGACCGCCAAGACTGCGTTGGATCGGCACTTTGAGGTCATGGACGCCGAAAGCACCATCACCGATCCGGAAGAGCCGGTCCATCTGGGCGCAGTGCGCGGAACCCTGGAATTCCGGGACGTCCACTTCCGCTTCCCCGACACCCCGGAGGGCACGGCCGACCTGCTCAACGGCATCGACCTGGAACTGCGGGCCGGGGAGACCATGGCCCTGGTGGGCGTCACCGGCAGCGGCAAGAGCACGCTGCTGAACCTGGTCCCCCGCCTGTTCGACCCCACCGGCGGGGCGCTCCTGCTGGACGGGGTGGACATCCGGCGCATCCCTTTGGCAGAACTGCGCACCCACGTCTCCGTGGCCTTCGAGGACACCACGCTGTTCTCCAACTCGGTGCGAGAGAACGTGCTGCTGGGAGCGGCCGACCACCCGGGCCTCTCCGCCGACGAGGTGCTCGAACAGGCGCTCGACGTGGCACAGGCCGGCTTTGCCCACACCCTGCCCCAGGGCGTTGACACCCTGATTGGCGAGGAAGGGCTCAGCCTGTCCGGCGGCCAGCGCCAGCGCATCGCCCTGGCCCGCGCCATTGCGGCGAAGCCGGCCGTGCTGGTGCTCGACGACCCCCTGTCTGCCCTGGACGTGAACACGGAGGAGCGCGTGTCGCGGCGGCTGCGCCAGGTGCTGGAGGGCACCACCACGCTGATTGTGGCCCACCGCCCGTCCACTGTCGCCATGGCGGACAGGGTGGCACTGCTGCAGGACGGGCGGATTACGGCCGTAGGCACACATGCGGTACTGCTGGCCGGAAACGACCACTACCGTTACGTCCTGGCCAGCCTGGACACCGAGCCCAAGGACCTTGACAGCGGGCTCGACGACGAACTGCCGGACGACCTTGGCACCGGGCCGCTGCCCGTCGCGGTGCGCACCGGCGCACCCAACCCGGCCGCAACCACTTCAAAGGGGACCAAAGCATGA
- a CDS encoding ABC transporter ATP-binding protein codes for MSRRDKRRQGPASAVSVDARNAETAQGTAGEDRVELSRADSKAVRQRSVRLLRTLLRPVRVRFGITVALVVLSQAAKVAGPLLIAFGIDSALPALDDGDWLPLALTGGGYVVAALAASWLTAAYLTATARLSQAMLLDLRIQVFRHTQRLSMEFHENYTSGRIISRQTSDLEALRELLDSGISSLASGLVFMVLTAASIFALDWVTGLLVLLSGVPMYFLSRWYQVRSQAAYRSSRVVSARLIVHFIETMTGIRAVKAFRREEDNAARYDELAEDYRRVTVRSINLNGVFQPGLVLIGNIAVAAVLLAGGYRVLGGALEVGALLALLLATKRFFQPVSQMAMFYNSFQSAQAALEKVSGLLEEVPTVRPPRNPVPLPHARGDIRFTGAEFGYGDGPVILPHLDLHIPAGQTVAVVGATGAGKSTLAKLMARFYDVRSGSLALDGVELRELSTDDLRRAVVMVTQEAFLFSGTVADNIALGRPSATRAEIEAAARDVGADEFIRALPDSYDTDVNKRGGRVSAGQRQLISFARAFLANPAVLILDEATSSLDIPSERLVQEGLHRLLGSSAGGGGAAAPATGSAGGTRHDGARTAVVIAHRLSTVAIADRVLVMHDGRIVEDGSPAELLAGGGRFADLHGAWQDSLV; via the coding sequence ATGAGCCGCAGGGACAAGCGCAGGCAAGGTCCGGCGTCGGCCGTCTCCGTGGATGCGCGCAACGCAGAGACGGCGCAGGGCACCGCCGGCGAGGACCGGGTGGAGCTGAGCCGGGCCGACAGCAAGGCCGTGCGGCAGCGTTCCGTCAGGCTGCTGCGCACCCTGCTGCGCCCGGTCCGCGTCAGATTTGGCATCACCGTGGCGCTGGTGGTGCTCTCACAGGCGGCGAAGGTGGCCGGGCCGCTGCTGATCGCGTTTGGGATCGATTCCGCACTGCCGGCACTGGACGACGGCGACTGGCTGCCCCTCGCGCTCACGGGCGGCGGCTACGTGGTGGCGGCCCTGGCCGCATCGTGGCTGACTGCCGCGTACCTGACGGCGACGGCGCGTTTGAGCCAGGCGATGCTGCTGGACCTGCGCATCCAGGTGTTTAGGCACACGCAGCGCCTCAGCATGGAATTCCACGAAAATTACACGTCGGGGCGCATCATTTCCCGCCAGACCTCCGACCTTGAGGCGCTGCGGGAGCTGCTGGATTCGGGCATCTCCTCACTCGCGTCGGGTCTGGTGTTCATGGTGCTCACGGCCGCGTCCATCTTCGCGCTGGACTGGGTGACTGGCCTTTTGGTGCTGCTCTCCGGCGTGCCCATGTACTTCCTTTCGCGCTGGTACCAGGTCCGCTCCCAGGCGGCCTACCGCTCCTCGCGGGTGGTCTCGGCGCGGCTCATCGTGCACTTCATCGAGACCATGACCGGTATCCGGGCGGTCAAGGCGTTCCGCCGCGAGGAGGACAACGCCGCCCGCTACGACGAGCTGGCTGAGGACTACCGCCGGGTCACTGTCCGCTCCATCAACCTCAACGGCGTGTTCCAGCCCGGCCTGGTGCTGATTGGGAACATCGCGGTGGCCGCCGTGTTGCTGGCCGGCGGCTACCGCGTGCTCGGCGGGGCGCTCGAGGTGGGCGCGCTGCTGGCGCTGCTGCTGGCGACGAAGCGCTTCTTCCAGCCGGTGAGCCAGATGGCCATGTTCTACAACTCCTTCCAGTCGGCGCAGGCTGCGCTGGAGAAGGTGTCCGGGCTGCTGGAGGAGGTGCCCACGGTCCGGCCGCCGCGCAATCCCGTCCCGCTCCCGCACGCCCGCGGCGACATCCGCTTCACCGGCGCCGAGTTCGGCTACGGCGACGGGCCGGTCATCCTGCCGCACCTGGACCTGCACATCCCTGCCGGGCAGACCGTGGCCGTGGTGGGTGCCACCGGTGCCGGAAAGTCCACCCTGGCCAAGCTGATGGCCCGCTTCTATGACGTACGTTCCGGTTCCCTGGCGCTCGACGGCGTGGAGTTGCGTGAGCTCTCCACCGACGACCTGCGCCGTGCGGTGGTCATGGTGACGCAGGAGGCGTTCCTGTTCAGCGGCACCGTGGCAGACAACATTGCGCTGGGCCGGCCGTCGGCCACGCGGGCCGAGATTGAGGCCGCCGCCCGCGACGTCGGCGCCGACGAGTTCATCCGCGCCCTGCCCGACAGCTACGACACCGACGTCAACAAGCGCGGAGGGCGCGTCTCCGCCGGGCAGCGCCAGCTCATCTCCTTCGCCAGGGCGTTCCTGGCCAACCCGGCAGTGCTGATACTGGATGAAGCCACCTCCTCCCTGGACATCCCCTCCGAGCGCCTCGTGCAGGAGGGCCTGCACCGGCTCCTCGGTTCCTCCGCCGGCGGCGGTGGCGCAGCGGCTCCCGCCACAGGCAGCGCGGGCGGCACAAGGCACGATGGCGCCCGGACAGCCGTTGTCATTGCCCACCGGCTCTCCACCGTGGCCATCGCGGACCGGGTCCTGGTGATGCACGACGGCCGCATCGTGGAGGACGGCTCCCCCGCCGAGCTGCTCGCCGGCGGAGGTCGTTTCGCGGACCTCCACGGCGCGTGGCAGGATTCCCTCGTCTGA
- a CDS encoding RNA polymerase sigma factor: MSGGEAWGVAGRTARASHGRLLALLAAPTGDLAGSEDALSAAYEQALASWPAGGVPRNPEAWLLTVARNRQRDSWKSAYRRSLAPLEAADRLGAPDERLEEVEVDAIGDRRLELLFVCAHPAIDPAVRTPLMLQTVLGLDAARIAAVFNVPASAMAQRLVRAKRRIKEARIPFVVPGRQAMPERLPAVLEAVYGCYAMAWDQDGPGMGGAEVDLRGEAQYLARTLARLLAGESEAWGLAALITLSVARDRGRTGSERVPAGPVPAYLPLDEQDPGMWDARMMAEGDALLRRAASTVTPGSAPGRFQLEAAIQAVHCARARTGATDWYALRTLYTALVAVAPGLGARVALAAVIGRVDGPAAGLSAIERIGDGAPWEVRSAVERFQPYHAARAELLAGAGRRAEASAEFAAAADMASRPGVRDYLLRRAADMGPA; this comes from the coding sequence GTGAGCGGAGGGGAGGCGTGGGGGGTCGCCGGGCGGACGGCACGCGCCTCGCATGGCCGCCTGCTCGCACTGCTCGCGGCGCCGACAGGCGATTTGGCGGGCTCCGAGGATGCGCTCTCTGCAGCGTATGAGCAGGCGTTGGCCAGCTGGCCTGCCGGCGGGGTGCCCCGCAACCCGGAGGCCTGGCTGCTGACGGTGGCGCGCAACCGGCAGCGGGATTCCTGGAAGTCTGCCTACCGGCGCTCGTTGGCTCCCCTGGAGGCTGCGGACCGGCTGGGAGCCCCGGATGAACGCCTCGAGGAGGTCGAGGTGGACGCCATCGGCGACAGGCGGCTGGAACTGCTGTTCGTTTGCGCCCATCCCGCGATCGACCCGGCCGTGCGCACCCCGCTCATGCTGCAAACCGTACTGGGCCTCGACGCCGCCCGGATCGCTGCCGTATTCAACGTCCCCGCCTCCGCCATGGCCCAGCGACTGGTGCGGGCGAAGCGGCGGATCAAGGAAGCCCGCATTCCGTTCGTGGTTCCCGGGCGCCAGGCCATGCCGGAGCGGCTGCCCGCCGTGCTCGAGGCGGTCTATGGCTGCTACGCCATGGCATGGGACCAGGACGGGCCGGGCATGGGTGGAGCTGAAGTCGATCTGCGCGGGGAGGCCCAATACCTGGCCCGGACCCTGGCTCGGCTGCTGGCCGGCGAGTCCGAGGCATGGGGACTGGCCGCACTCATCACCCTTTCCGTGGCAAGGGACCGGGGCCGGACGGGGTCGGAACGAGTCCCCGCCGGCCCGGTGCCCGCCTACCTTCCGCTCGACGAACAGGACCCCGGCATGTGGGATGCCCGCATGATGGCCGAGGGTGACGCACTGCTGCGGCGTGCGGCGTCCACTGTCACGCCGGGCAGTGCACCCGGCCGGTTCCAGCTCGAGGCTGCCATCCAGGCCGTCCACTGCGCCCGCGCCCGCACCGGTGCCACGGACTGGTATGCGCTGCGAACCCTCTACACCGCGCTGGTGGCTGTGGCTCCGGGACTGGGCGCGCGTGTGGCCCTGGCGGCCGTCATCGGCAGGGTCGATGGGCCCGCAGCGGGACTTTCGGCGATTGAGCGCATAGGCGACGGTGCACCTTGGGAGGTGCGCTCCGCCGTCGAACGTTTTCAGCCCTACCATGCGGCACGGGCTGAGCTGCTGGCCGGGGCGGGCCGCAGGGCTGAAGCATCTGCCGAGTTCGCCGCCGCTGCCGACATGGCCAGCCGTCCAGGGGTGCGGGACTACCTGCTGCGCCGTGCGGCGGACATGGGCCCCGCGTGA
- a CDS encoding YciI family protein, whose translation MRYTLLLHYPEMDAATLGEEVLAAGQQAFASYAATLHQAGVLLAAEVLQPSANTTTLTMAGGALHVQDGPFADTKEQLGGTFVIDVPDLDAAIEWGRQAPSIEWGAVEVRPGGVFTVDGAWVPNT comes from the coding sequence ATGCGATACACACTGCTTTTGCACTATCCGGAAATGGATGCCGCCACGCTCGGCGAGGAGGTGCTGGCCGCGGGGCAGCAGGCTTTTGCCAGCTACGCCGCCACGCTGCACCAGGCCGGCGTGCTGCTGGCCGCCGAGGTGCTCCAGCCCTCCGCCAACACCACCACGCTGACCATGGCCGGCGGCGCACTGCACGTGCAGGACGGGCCGTTCGCCGACACCAAGGAGCAGCTGGGCGGCACCTTCGTCATCGACGTCCCCGACCTCGACGCAGCCATCGAGTGGGGGCGGCAGGCCCCCTCAATCGAATGGGGCGCCGTTGAAGTCCGCCCGGGAGGCGTGTTCACGGTCGACGGCGCGTGGGTGCCCAATACGTGA
- a CDS encoding response regulator transcription factor: MRIILAEDSSLLRESLTSLLEKMGHDVIATAVDAPGLVSAVEAADCDGGLPDLVVTDVRMPPRNQDDGLQAALEIRRVHGPVPVLVLSQYVADAYAAQLLSGSDGAVGYLLKDRIGRIADFSRALETVASGGTVIDPEMVAHLIAKKTGSPIASLTPREREVLALMAEGLANQAIAQKLVVGDAAVAKHIGNIFAKLGLVPDDGHRRVKAVLLFLDG, translated from the coding sequence ATGCGCATCATCCTGGCCGAGGACTCCTCCCTGCTGCGGGAGAGCCTGACCAGCCTGCTGGAAAAAATGGGGCACGACGTCATCGCCACCGCCGTGGACGCACCCGGGCTGGTGTCCGCCGTTGAGGCCGCGGATTGCGACGGAGGCCTGCCGGACCTGGTGGTCACGGACGTGCGCATGCCCCCGCGAAACCAGGACGACGGCTTGCAGGCGGCCCTGGAGATCAGGCGCGTACACGGGCCGGTGCCGGTCCTGGTGCTCTCGCAATACGTGGCCGACGCCTACGCCGCGCAACTGCTCTCGGGGAGTGACGGTGCCGTGGGGTACCTGCTCAAGGACAGGATCGGGCGGATCGCCGATTTTTCCCGCGCCCTGGAAACCGTGGCGTCCGGCGGGACCGTCATCGATCCGGAAATGGTGGCGCACCTGATCGCGAAGAAGACCGGCAGCCCCATCGCATCGCTCACCCCGCGTGAACGGGAAGTGCTGGCGCTCATGGCGGAGGGGCTGGCGAACCAGGCGATCGCGCAGAAACTGGTGGTCGGCGACGCCGCCGTGGCCAAGCACATCGGCAACATCTTCGCCAAGCTCGGCCTGGTGCCGGACGACGGGCACCGCCGGGTCAAGGCTGTGCTCCTGTTTCTGGACGGGTGA
- a CDS encoding sensor histidine kinase — translation MKTTAWGALAARPWQFWASRWPWLALLYMLLSAVLGAVLLPVVVATFVFIPFWGLGLGALERRRVQLLGFAQVPSAHAPVAREQRYIWLNIRMSEAATWRAAGNLVTTLLLGWLALALLAVEIAALAVMVTMVVAASRGPSAVTLFGDVQIPLAPSQVWIVCLAGVLLLAALPYINMLFAAGQASLARFLLAPRNVELQRNLERLTLSRVSLVAAFEQERKRIERDLHDGVQQELVALSVALGLAGMDLELVERAGAPVAEARASVATAHDQAEHALRSLRTTVRGIHPAVLSDHGLEAALAELCGRAGLPVTLEATVGRMDAATEACAYFTASEAIANALKHSNATNVSVRARHDGGALLLSVADNGHGGADTSRGTGLRGLSERAETLGGSLTLCSPVGGPTTLELSLPAEAGHPASNIS, via the coding sequence ATGAAAACAACGGCGTGGGGTGCGCTCGCAGCCAGGCCGTGGCAGTTCTGGGCCTCACGCTGGCCGTGGCTCGCGCTGCTCTACATGCTGCTCAGTGCGGTGCTGGGGGCGGTGCTGCTGCCCGTCGTCGTGGCAACCTTTGTCTTCATCCCCTTCTGGGGACTGGGACTGGGTGCACTGGAGCGGCGCCGCGTCCAACTGCTCGGCTTCGCACAGGTGCCCTCCGCCCATGCGCCGGTGGCCCGCGAGCAGCGCTACATCTGGCTCAACATCCGCATGAGCGAAGCAGCCACCTGGCGGGCCGCAGGAAACCTGGTCACAACACTGCTCCTCGGCTGGCTCGCCCTGGCTTTACTCGCCGTTGAGATTGCCGCGCTCGCGGTCATGGTGACCATGGTGGTGGCGGCCTCCCGCGGGCCCTCTGCGGTCACGCTTTTCGGCGACGTGCAGATACCCCTGGCCCCCAGCCAAGTGTGGATTGTGTGTCTGGCGGGGGTGCTCCTGCTGGCCGCGCTGCCCTACATCAATATGCTGTTCGCCGCCGGCCAGGCCTCGCTGGCGCGCTTCCTGCTGGCACCGCGAAATGTGGAATTGCAGCGCAACCTGGAGCGGCTCACATTGTCACGGGTCTCGCTCGTGGCGGCGTTCGAGCAGGAGCGCAAACGGATCGAGAGGGACCTGCACGACGGCGTCCAGCAGGAACTCGTGGCACTTTCCGTTGCGCTGGGGCTGGCCGGGATGGACCTTGAGCTGGTCGAACGCGCCGGTGCGCCCGTCGCGGAGGCCAGGGCGTCGGTTGCCACCGCCCACGACCAGGCCGAGCACGCCCTGCGGTCCCTGCGCACCACGGTCCGTGGCATCCACCCCGCAGTTCTGTCCGACCACGGACTTGAGGCTGCCTTGGCCGAACTGTGTGGCCGGGCCGGGCTGCCGGTGACCCTGGAAGCAACCGTGGGCCGGATGGACGCTGCGACGGAAGCCTGTGCCTACTTCACCGCCAGCGAGGCCATCGCCAATGCGCTCAAGCACTCGAACGCCACGAACGTCAGTGTGAGGGCCCGCCATGATGGCGGCGCCCTGTTGCTGAGCGTGGCCGACAATGGACACGGCGGGGCGGACACCTCCCGTGGCACCGGCCTGCGCGGTTTGAGTGAACGGGCCGAAACCCTCGGCGGTTCACTCACCCTGTGCAGCCCCGTTGGCGGGCCAACCACGCTGGAACTTTCCCTGCCCGCAGAAGCCGGCCATCCGGCGTCGAACATTTCCTGA
- a CDS encoding ABC transporter ATP-binding protein: protein MNPPLVAADSLATSFPSRSRKEPSVPVLCGISLAVMPGEMVSIVGPSGSGKSTLLYCLSGLESPTSGMVTLMGQDLASLRRPRVAALRRDHVGFVFQQFNLVPSLSARENVALPARLARRPLDAAAVTAALASVGLSEHGRKRPGELSGGQQQRVAIARVLAHRPDVVFADEPTGSLDTSNGAEVLALLRSAAAAGSTVVLVTHDLEAAALADRVLVLRDGSIHTELHSPTPDAVLGAVRSAGSALTR, encoded by the coding sequence ATGAACCCGCCCCTCGTTGCCGCCGATTCCTTGGCCACGTCATTTCCCTCCCGTTCACGCAAGGAACCATCCGTCCCTGTGCTGTGTGGCATCTCCCTGGCCGTCATGCCCGGGGAGATGGTTTCCATTGTGGGTCCCAGCGGCTCCGGGAAGTCCACCCTCCTGTATTGCCTCTCAGGCTTGGAAAGCCCGACGTCGGGCATGGTCACCTTGATGGGCCAAGACCTCGCAAGCCTGCGGCGTCCACGCGTGGCGGCCCTTCGTCGGGACCATGTGGGGTTTGTCTTCCAACAGTTCAACCTGGTGCCGTCCCTCTCCGCCCGTGAGAATGTTGCGCTGCCTGCCAGGCTGGCCAGGCGTCCGCTCGACGCAGCCGCTGTTACTGCCGCCTTGGCTTCCGTGGGGCTCTCGGAGCATGGGCGCAAGCGGCCCGGCGAACTGTCCGGGGGCCAGCAGCAACGGGTGGCCATTGCCCGGGTCCTGGCACACCGGCCGGACGTAGTGTTTGCCGACGAACCAACCGGCTCCCTCGACACCTCAAATGGTGCCGAGGTCCTGGCGCTGCTTCGCTCGGCAGCCGCGGCAGGCTCCACGGTTGTCCTGGTCACCCACGACCTTGAAGCTGCTGCGCTCGCAGACCGGGTGCTCGTCTTGCGTGACGGCTCCATCCACACGGAACTGCACTCCCCCACTCCTGATGCTGTGCTTGGTGCTGTTCGTTCGGCTGGATCGGCTCTCACGCGATGA
- a CDS encoding ABC transporter permease, translated as MTRLLLADLRTQWRTWLGVLVLAATAGLVLSIGVSVAETGFVLGGEFQEGLAGMAGMILMFSGVSAMGVLGSVAALTVQLQQRSYALWQLLGARSGAVGAIVMAQLLLVALAGSLLGIAAAPPLARSIFSWGFPADSILHGIQVAFGLPTVVGTLFAVCLLVFVGGWRPARRAARTEPLEVLREAEPKGRAMGWLRWVFFALAASGLYGIAAEMFVPDPAPGITPLIAPAMAAVVLFLGPFLYPLVLAAWTALVPGSVSSAWFLARHRLGYSTAAITPLFVGISLTGGLLTAAATQFKGESVAVEQLVIMLGGPILLAAVASAVVVFMGSRTRGQELGLLQASGATHRTLVLAALFEALVYVVTASLLAFVVIVGSGVVIAAGLSVSEPGTAPRFAFGAAAAVAALGGALVLVATLLPTVLGLRKDVISALSAE; from the coding sequence ATGACCCGCCTGCTGCTTGCCGACCTTCGCACCCAGTGGCGGACGTGGCTGGGCGTCCTTGTTCTCGCCGCAACGGCTGGCCTGGTGCTGTCCATTGGGGTGTCCGTGGCAGAAACGGGCTTTGTCCTGGGGGGAGAGTTCCAGGAGGGCCTTGCGGGCATGGCCGGGATGATCCTCATGTTCAGTGGCGTCAGTGCCATGGGTGTGCTGGGCAGTGTCGCCGCCCTCACCGTCCAATTGCAGCAACGCTCTTACGCCCTGTGGCAATTGCTGGGCGCACGGTCCGGTGCCGTGGGCGCCATTGTCATGGCCCAGCTGCTGCTGGTGGCCCTTGCGGGCTCGCTGCTCGGCATTGCGGCAGCGCCGCCCCTGGCACGATCGATTTTCAGCTGGGGCTTCCCGGCAGATTCCATCCTGCACGGCATCCAGGTCGCCTTTGGCCTGCCCACCGTGGTGGGCACCCTGTTCGCCGTGTGCCTTCTGGTCTTCGTGGGTGGGTGGCGGCCTGCACGCAGGGCCGCCCGGACCGAACCCCTGGAGGTGCTGCGCGAGGCTGAGCCCAAGGGCAGGGCCATGGGTTGGCTGCGCTGGGTGTTCTTCGCCCTTGCAGCCTCCGGCTTGTACGGCATCGCCGCCGAGATGTTCGTCCCTGACCCGGCCCCCGGCATCACGCCGCTGATCGCACCGGCGATGGCCGCCGTCGTGCTCTTCCTTGGGCCTTTCCTCTACCCTCTGGTGCTTGCGGCCTGGACCGCGCTTGTTCCGGGGAGCGTCTCCTCCGCCTGGTTCCTGGCGCGGCACCGGCTCGGTTACAGCACCGCCGCCATCACTCCCCTCTTTGTGGGGATCAGCCTGACAGGCGGGCTGCTCACGGCGGCGGCCACGCAGTTCAAGGGCGAAAGCGTTGCGGTGGAACAACTTGTCATCATGCTCGGCGGCCCAATTTTGCTGGCTGCGGTGGCATCGGCCGTGGTGGTGTTCATGGGCAGCCGCACTCGCGGGCAGGAGCTGGGACTCCTGCAGGCAAGCGGCGCGACGCATCGAACACTTGTTCTAGCCGCGCTTTTTGAGGCATTGGTTTACGTCGTCACGGCCAGCTTGTTGGCGTTCGTGGTGATTGTTGGCAGCGGCGTGGTCATTGCTGCCGGATTGAGCGTCTCGGAGCCGGGGACCGCGCCACGCTTCGCCTTCGGGGCTGCGGCTGCCGTTGCGGCCCTGGGCGGGGCTCTGGTTTTGGTGGCGACCTTGCTGCCCACGGTGTTGGGTCTGCGCAAGGACGTCATCAGCGCCCTGTCCGCGGAGTGA
- a CDS encoding UBP-type zinc finger domain-containing protein, with product MNTTAGIDPTVPPSGNGCAECETGGGWWVHLRRCAQCGHVGCCDSSPAQHASAHAAATGHPVIQSFEPGEHWFWDYGTEKFLNGPKLAPPEHHPADQAVPGPAHRLPRNWEEQIH from the coding sequence ATGAACACCACTGCCGGCATCGATCCCACGGTCCCGCCAAGCGGAAACGGCTGCGCCGAGTGCGAGACGGGCGGCGGGTGGTGGGTCCACCTGCGCCGCTGCGCCCAGTGCGGGCATGTCGGTTGTTGTGACAGCTCCCCTGCGCAGCACGCCTCGGCCCACGCAGCGGCCACGGGCCACCCTGTCATCCAGAGTTTTGAACCCGGCGAACACTGGTTCTGGGACTACGGCACGGAAAAATTCCTGAACGGCCCAAAACTGGCCCCTCCCGAACACCACCCGGCGGACCAGGCCGTGCCGGGCCCGGCCCACAGGCTGCCAAGGAACTGGGAAGAGCAGATCCACTGA
- a CDS encoding M23 family metallopeptidase: protein MNRTVRLRLPFTGTWLVQNSPARRVPSHGTELLGSSWAIDFVGVDGSGRSAPGRDWRTVLATEPPERFFAFGRAILAPAGGVVVAAHDGEEDHAARRSQLALLPYMLGQPGRLRRGAAALAGNHVVLQLEPGVFVALVHLRCGSIRVAVGDTVAAGRLLAECGNSGNSTQPHVHVQAMDSMDLAVARGLPLRFSSFREWPRRSSGPVDRGSGLPGEGSVVEPF, encoded by the coding sequence GTGAACCGCACCGTCCGGCTGCGCCTGCCGTTCACGGGGACCTGGCTGGTGCAGAACAGCCCGGCCCGGCGGGTGCCCAGCCATGGCACGGAGCTGCTGGGCAGCTCCTGGGCCATTGACTTTGTGGGCGTTGACGGCTCCGGAAGGAGCGCGCCGGGGCGCGACTGGCGCACCGTTCTCGCCACCGAGCCGCCGGAGCGGTTTTTCGCCTTTGGCCGGGCCATCCTTGCCCCTGCCGGCGGCGTGGTGGTTGCTGCCCACGACGGCGAGGAGGACCATGCGGCCCGGCGCTCGCAACTGGCGCTGCTGCCCTACATGCTGGGCCAGCCCGGGAGGCTGCGCCGGGGCGCCGCCGCCCTGGCGGGCAACCACGTGGTCCTGCAACTGGAACCGGGCGTGTTTGTTGCCCTGGTCCACCTGAGGTGCGGTTCGATCCGGGTCGCCGTCGGGGACACGGTTGCGGCAGGCCGTCTGCTGGCCGAATGCGGAAACTCAGGCAACTCCACCCAACCGCATGTCCACGTCCAGGCCATGGACAGCATGGACCTGGCCGTGGCCCGGGGCCTGCCGCTGCGTTTCAGCAGCTTCCGCGAATGGCCGCGCCGTTCCTCCGGACCAGTGGACCGGGGATCCGGGCTGCCCGGTGAGGGCTCGGTGGTTGAGCCATTCTGA